Proteins from a genomic interval of Gemmatimonas sp.:
- a CDS encoding TrmH family RNA methyltransferase translates to MAESILDNIAVVLYESQDSINIGGVVRSMKNMGVSDLRLIRPCAYDPNRIEQVAHDTRDIVERIRHFDTIDGALDDCVYVVGFSGRRQAARWARHTPRSAAVDLLEHAQVGKVAIMLGREDHGLPNEALDRAHAICTIPTTEHFSLNVAQACLLGLYELHLLAGDATKKLPAPRHATGAPDKAQLERTFADMEAALNAIAYFKTRNEELIMRAFRSLVFRASPDARELLMLRTASIEVLRTIEREVRLSVSAALVAQGVPDAEALEAGRAAGAAAIAARGEASLAAAPADA, encoded by the coding sequence ATGGCTGAATCGATCCTCGACAACATCGCGGTCGTCCTCTACGAATCGCAGGATTCCATCAACATCGGCGGCGTCGTGCGCTCGATGAAGAACATGGGCGTGTCCGACCTGCGCCTCATTCGCCCCTGCGCCTACGATCCCAATCGCATCGAGCAGGTGGCCCACGACACGCGCGACATCGTGGAGCGCATCCGGCACTTCGACACCATCGATGGGGCGCTGGACGACTGCGTGTATGTGGTGGGCTTCTCCGGGCGGCGGCAGGCGGCCCGCTGGGCGCGGCACACCCCGCGGTCGGCCGCCGTCGATCTGCTCGAACACGCGCAGGTCGGCAAGGTGGCCATCATGCTCGGCCGCGAGGACCACGGACTCCCCAACGAAGCACTCGATCGCGCGCACGCCATTTGCACCATCCCCACCACCGAGCACTTCTCCCTCAACGTGGCGCAGGCGTGCCTGTTGGGGCTGTACGAATTGCATCTGCTGGCCGGCGATGCCACCAAGAAGCTGCCGGCGCCGCGACATGCCACGGGGGCGCCGGACAAGGCGCAACTCGAGCGCACCTTTGCCGACATGGAAGCGGCGCTCAACGCCATCGCCTACTTCAAGACGCGCAACGAGGAACTCATCATGCGCGCCTTCCGCTCGCTCGTCTTCCGCGCCAGCCCCGACGCGCGCGAACTGCTCATGCTGCGCACGGCCAGCATCGAGGTGCTGCGCACGATCGAACGGGAAGTGCGCCTGTCGGTCTCAGCCGCGCTGGTCGCACAGGGCGTGCCCGACGCCGAGGCGCTCGAGGCGGGCAGGGCAGCCGGTGCCGCCGCCATCGCCGCGCGCGGTGAAGCCTCATTGGCCGCGGCGCCCGCCGACGCATGA
- a CDS encoding peptide ABC transporter substrate-binding protein: MMPPASRTSTRRLWPGRAARMITGAFANASAYAFALGGLVACAPAVREPGTVVIASGTDLESANPLVTVHTMSRQVQRHMLFVTLVRLDSLLQPIPYFARGWDWDDARRTVTFRLDSTLRWHDGRPTTAADVAFTLDRAADSALGSPRRGDVRVVEQVRTPDPFTLEVRFTSPQSKLPVVFGELPIVPRHLLDTVPTARWRAHPFSTAPVGNGPFRFESRLAGRQWRFVRNESFPAAMGGAPQLRRLVVAVVDEAATKFAGLVSGELDLAGVSPTMARLVREDPALRLMSPPVLFSTVLAFNTTRAPFNDARVRRAVALGVQRERLVDAAVAGFATPAYSALPPGLPVSPPSARSVNHTQDARAADSLFDAAGWTRPSPGATRRRQGVPLTLTLLTVGSGDMAVEQLLQADLATRGVQLDVRVMELASFLATVRQPNKQFDLVLTGIPGDVALGHLSALFDSQQRGGALDYTGFHRPALDQALAVARTANAAEARAAWHAVDTLLQHDMPVAWLYHARGVQGRSARLEHVEMDLRGELLSVSRWTRRQEP, translated from the coding sequence ATGATGCCTCCTGCATCGCGCACGTCAACCCGCCGTCTCTGGCCGGGGCGCGCCGCGCGCATGATCACCGGCGCGTTCGCGAACGCGTCCGCATATGCATTCGCGCTCGGCGGCCTCGTCGCCTGCGCCCCGGCCGTGCGTGAACCGGGAACCGTGGTCATTGCTTCCGGGACCGACCTCGAGTCGGCCAATCCGCTGGTCACGGTGCACACCATGTCCCGCCAGGTACAGCGGCACATGCTCTTCGTCACGCTCGTGCGTCTCGATTCACTGCTGCAGCCCATCCCCTACTTTGCCCGCGGCTGGGATTGGGATGACGCCCGGCGCACCGTCACCTTCCGGCTCGACTCCACGCTTCGTTGGCACGACGGGCGCCCCACCACGGCCGCCGATGTGGCGTTCACGCTCGACCGCGCTGCCGACTCGGCGCTTGGCTCGCCGCGGCGTGGTGATGTGCGGGTGGTGGAGCAGGTGCGCACCCCCGACCCGTTCACCCTCGAAGTCCGGTTCACGTCACCGCAGTCGAAGCTGCCCGTGGTCTTTGGCGAACTGCCCATTGTCCCGCGCCATCTGCTCGACACGGTGCCCACGGCGCGCTGGCGCGCCCACCCGTTCTCCACAGCCCCGGTGGGGAACGGGCCGTTTCGCTTCGAGTCGCGGCTCGCTGGCCGGCAGTGGCGTTTCGTGCGTAACGAGTCCTTCCCCGCCGCCATGGGGGGGGCGCCGCAACTTCGGCGCCTAGTGGTGGCGGTGGTGGACGAGGCCGCGACCAAGTTCGCGGGGCTCGTGAGCGGCGAGCTCGATCTTGCCGGGGTGTCCCCCACCATGGCACGACTCGTTCGCGAGGATCCGGCGCTGCGGCTCATGTCGCCACCGGTGCTCTTCTCCACGGTGCTCGCGTTCAACACCACCCGTGCGCCGTTCAACGATGCGCGCGTTCGTCGGGCCGTGGCCCTCGGCGTGCAGCGCGAACGGTTGGTCGACGCGGCCGTGGCCGGGTTCGCCACGCCGGCGTACAGTGCCTTGCCGCCAGGCCTTCCCGTCTCGCCGCCATCCGCCCGGTCGGTCAACCATACGCAGGACGCGAGGGCCGCCGACTCGTTGTTCGACGCGGCCGGATGGACTCGGCCGTCGCCGGGTGCCACACGCCGTCGCCAGGGAGTGCCGCTGACCCTCACCCTGCTCACCGTGGGCAGCGGTGACATGGCGGTGGAGCAGCTGCTCCAGGCCGATCTCGCCACGCGCGGCGTGCAGCTCGACGTGCGCGTGATGGAGTTGGCCAGCTTCCTCGCTACCGTGCGGCAGCCAAACAAGCAGTTCGATCTCGTGCTCACGGGCATTCCCGGCGATGTGGCACTGGGGCACCTCTCGGCACTCTTCGATTCGCAGCAGCGTGGCGGGGCCCTCGATTACACCGGATTTCACCGACCTGCGCTCGACCAGGCACTCGCCGTGGCGCGCACGGCCAACGCTGCGGAGGCCCGCGCGGCATGGCACGCCGTCGATACCCTGCTACAGCACGACATGCCCGTGGCCTGGCTGTATCACGCCCGGGGAGTACAGGGACGGTCCGCCCGACTGGAGCACGTCGAGATGGACCTGCGGGGGGAGCTCCTATCGGTAAGTCGTTGGACCCGTCGTCAGGAACCGTGA
- a CDS encoding heparinase II/III family protein encodes MLLPFTVHDRRRETAPGTSLGALADALSSELDPWLATPLPIPEFKARLTRAGGRCPVHGTPLEFDPWQPHRHRCEPCGTCYTDAVHHEWWAMGAQLFTAERAVHAAALFLLRGRPAHRDLAIGTLRDLAQRYRHWPNRDNVLGPTRPFFSTYLESIWLLNLCHALALLEAAGVHDSHDAVREQLLAPSSALIAGYHEGRSNRQVWNEVAVLSAWTLLGDRARVEARLSRPGSLESLMRHGLLADGTWYEGENYHQFAHRGLWYGVQLLAALGRPLDPVLDQRYHEGFATPFAGLLPDETLPSRRDSQYAVSVRQWRWAEWCELGLAHRHDERLAAVLQRLYDGRAPQRETGRALSTADAERNRPAAALTRADCSWRALLMATATPTPNGHWTPGSLVQPQQGLAVLRRAGERAGERAGERAGERAGERERERVYVALDGGASAGGHGHPDRLHLTLQSNAARWLDDPGTGSYVDPTLHWYRSTLAHHAPLVNGASQQEGRVTLTAFEDRGGAGWVQKRAEELAPGVQATRTVVVCDGYLVDLLEWTAAEPVTLTLPVAAGDATNIATWRAAARAGAGGTEDGYDFLRQIEAAANAPSTITVAPQAAGDAHRAAAQAGVTAVYATSGEPCWWRALAPGAPGRSSHRRLFVDLHGTAGRIVGVWSWVPIAQVTLAPTGPVYATVTTPDGTVATHESAAHGWHIGLVARHARSSIDLERLPVDTRAGDARDTHDELSRHAAAPHAASALRAPLGATVDHVVSEGPPMRLGEAHYTPTEEPWGGDNRPTAEIRVGVTRDLLVVHLQVHTGHPPVVPEGGTATRMPDNLLDNERADVNADGVQVYVGMAGDPPGRWRAGVLVVPLQGHEGATVRLTSLVPGGPVPQARAIALATGWELTMQWPRALLPALESGTVTFDVVVNERPPNRERRRGQLVLSGGGGFGYLRGDRHVPAHPLWLQLD; translated from the coding sequence ATGCTGCTGCCTTTCACCGTACACGACCGCCGGCGCGAGACCGCACCCGGCACGTCACTGGGGGCACTCGCCGACGCGCTGTCGTCGGAGCTTGACCCATGGCTCGCCACGCCCCTTCCCATTCCGGAGTTCAAGGCGCGTCTCACGCGTGCAGGGGGGCGCTGTCCCGTGCACGGCACTCCCCTCGAATTCGACCCGTGGCAGCCCCACCGCCATCGCTGTGAGCCCTGTGGCACCTGCTACACGGACGCGGTGCATCACGAGTGGTGGGCCATGGGGGCGCAACTCTTCACCGCCGAGCGCGCCGTACACGCCGCCGCCCTTTTTCTGCTGCGCGGACGACCGGCACACCGTGATCTCGCGATCGGCACCCTGCGCGACCTCGCGCAGCGCTATCGGCACTGGCCCAACCGCGACAACGTGCTGGGCCCCACGCGCCCCTTCTTCAGCACGTATCTCGAGTCCATCTGGCTGCTCAATCTGTGTCACGCCCTCGCGTTGCTCGAAGCCGCCGGGGTACACGACTCGCACGATGCGGTACGGGAGCAGCTCCTCGCGCCAAGCAGTGCGCTCATTGCGGGCTACCACGAGGGTCGTTCCAACCGTCAGGTGTGGAACGAAGTGGCGGTGCTTTCCGCGTGGACGCTGCTGGGTGACCGCGCGCGCGTGGAGGCACGGCTCTCCCGCCCCGGGTCGTTGGAGAGCCTCATGCGTCACGGGCTGCTCGCCGACGGCACGTGGTACGAAGGGGAGAACTACCATCAGTTTGCCCATCGCGGACTCTGGTACGGCGTGCAGCTGTTGGCGGCACTTGGTCGGCCGCTCGATCCGGTTCTTGATCAGCGCTATCACGAAGGCTTCGCCACCCCCTTCGCCGGCCTCCTTCCCGACGAAACGCTCCCCTCGCGCCGCGATTCGCAGTACGCCGTCTCCGTGCGTCAGTGGCGTTGGGCCGAGTGGTGCGAACTGGGGCTCGCACATCGGCACGATGAACGACTGGCGGCCGTTCTGCAGCGTCTGTACGACGGTCGCGCGCCGCAGCGGGAGACGGGGCGCGCCCTGTCCACCGCCGACGCCGAGCGCAATCGACCCGCCGCCGCGCTGACGCGGGCCGACTGCAGCTGGCGCGCCCTGCTCATGGCCACGGCCACGCCCACGCCGAACGGTCACTGGACGCCAGGCTCCCTCGTGCAACCTCAGCAGGGGCTCGCCGTGCTGCGCCGCGCAGGCGAACGCGCAGGTGAACGCGCAGGTGAACGCGCAGGCGAACGCGCAGGCGAACGCGAACGTGAACGCGTGTACGTGGCACTGGACGGCGGCGCCAGTGCCGGCGGCCACGGACATCCCGATCGCCTGCACCTCACGCTGCAGTCGAATGCCGCGCGCTGGCTCGACGATCCCGGCACGGGGAGCTATGTCGACCCCACCCTCCACTGGTACCGCAGCACGCTGGCGCATCACGCGCCGCTCGTGAACGGCGCGTCGCAACAGGAGGGGCGCGTGACACTCACCGCGTTCGAAGATCGCGGCGGGGCGGGGTGGGTGCAGAAACGCGCGGAGGAGCTGGCGCCGGGGGTGCAGGCGACACGCACCGTCGTGGTGTGCGATGGCTACCTCGTGGATCTGCTCGAGTGGACGGCCGCGGAACCCGTCACGCTCACGTTGCCCGTGGCAGCGGGCGACGCCACGAACATTGCCACCTGGCGCGCCGCCGCACGTGCGGGCGCGGGCGGCACCGAAGACGGCTACGACTTCCTGCGGCAGATCGAGGCCGCGGCGAACGCACCCAGTACGATCACCGTGGCGCCGCAAGCGGCGGGAGACGCTCACCGTGCCGCGGCGCAGGCCGGCGTGACGGCCGTGTACGCCACCTCCGGCGAGCCTTGCTGGTGGCGCGCACTGGCCCCCGGGGCTCCCGGCCGCTCGTCGCACCGACGCCTGTTCGTCGATCTGCACGGCACGGCCGGGCGCATCGTGGGCGTGTGGTCCTGGGTACCCATCGCGCAGGTCACGCTCGCCCCCACCGGACCCGTGTACGCGACGGTCACCACGCCCGATGGGACTGTGGCCACGCACGAATCGGCCGCGCACGGGTGGCACATCGGCCTCGTGGCGCGGCATGCACGCAGCAGCATCGATCTCGAGCGCCTGCCGGTCGACACTCGTGCCGGCGACGCCCGCGACACGCACGACGAGCTGTCACGCCACGCGGCGGCACCGCATGCGGCGTCTGCGCTACGGGCGCCCCTCGGCGCCACCGTCGACCACGTCGTTTCTGAAGGCCCGCCCATGAGGCTGGGGGAGGCGCACTACACGCCCACGGAGGAACCCTGGGGCGGTGACAACAGGCCGACCGCCGAGATCAGAGTGGGCGTGACCCGCGACCTGCTGGTCGTACACCTGCAGGTCCACACGGGGCATCCGCCCGTCGTTCCGGAGGGGGGCACAGCCACCCGCATGCCAGACAACTTGCTCGACAACGAACGCGCCGACGTGAACGCCGACGGTGTGCAGGTCTATGTGGGCATGGCCGGCGACCCCCCCGGCCGCTGGCGTGCCGGCGTGCTCGTCGTGCCGCTGCAGGGCCATGAGGGTGCCACCGTACGACTTACGTCGCTGGTGCCCGGCGGGCCGGTGCCGCAGGCACGTGCCATCGCGCTCGCCACTGGCTGGGAGCTGACGATGCAATGGCCCCGCGCGCTGCTCCCCGCGCTCGAAAGCGGAACGGTCACCTTCGACGTGGTGGTGAACGAGCGGCCGCCGAATCGGGAACGCCGCCGCGGACAACTGGTGCTCAGCGGGGGCGGCGGTTTCGGCTATCTGCGTGGCGACCGGCATGTACCGGCGCATCCCCTGTGGCTGCAGCTGGACTGA
- a CDS encoding amidohydrolase family protein — translation MSATLPLGGSDPLIDPHAHFHTPWTNRADWARYNASRLDMGERIGIRCHVASILGSWGHTSPTYFSSPDDQTRANDFMFDLAEQEAPRVKAFVAVNPNFTVHALAEIGRGMARGAVGIKLAAGRRTTDFARLDDIAAAAAHHGVPVLQHIWQHRRREWPNQEASDGVELAQLAARHPHTTFLLAHIGGGGDWAHTNPAVLELPNIVMDLSGSGVDRGMIDEALRWVGAQRLLWACDLTLCTGLTKLRALAHTGASAEEIADMRWRNAVRIFPPGTFDAALARPLAVPAPEAA, via the coding sequence ATGTCTGCCACGCTGCCACTCGGCGGGTCTGACCCGCTCATCGATCCGCACGCGCACTTTCACACGCCGTGGACCAACCGCGCCGACTGGGCCCGCTACAACGCGTCGCGGCTCGACATGGGGGAGCGCATCGGCATTAGGTGCCACGTGGCCTCCATCCTCGGCTCCTGGGGACATACGTCACCCACGTATTTCTCGTCGCCCGACGATCAGACGCGTGCCAACGACTTCATGTTCGACCTGGCGGAGCAAGAGGCACCGCGCGTCAAGGCGTTCGTGGCGGTCAACCCCAACTTCACGGTACATGCGCTGGCCGAGATCGGTCGCGGCATGGCGCGCGGCGCGGTGGGCATCAAGCTCGCCGCGGGGCGTCGCACCACCGATTTCGCGCGGCTCGACGACATCGCGGCCGCGGCGGCCCACCACGGCGTGCCGGTGCTGCAGCACATCTGGCAGCATCGGCGCCGCGAATGGCCCAATCAGGAAGCCAGCGACGGCGTGGAGCTCGCGCAACTCGCGGCGCGGCATCCACACACCACGTTTCTGCTGGCGCACATCGGCGGCGGCGGTGATTGGGCCCACACCAATCCGGCCGTTCTGGAGCTCCCCAACATCGTCATGGATCTGTCAGGGAGTGGTGTTGACCGCGGCATGATCGACGAGGCGCTGCGGTGGGTGGGCGCGCAGCGGCTGCTCTGGGCCTGCGACCTGACCCTGTGCACGGGGCTCACCAAGCTGCGGGCGCTGGCGCACACCGGGGCCTCGGCCGAGGAGATCGCCGACATGCGGTGGCGCAACGCCGTGCGCATTTTCCCGCCGGGCACCTTCGACGCCGCCCTCGCGCGCCCGCTGGCCGTTCCCGCACCGGAGGCCGCATGA
- a CDS encoding aminotransferase class III-fold pyridoxal phosphate-dependent enzyme, whose product MTDHARSLPSPDDAWRARAAAVIPGGSSTGSKRPDALYGAFAADAVVPSHYDRAAGCRVWATDGREFVDCGMALGAVGIGYADPAITAAVQAAAVAGPVSSLPHRLEVEVAEALVQVIPCAERVRFLRTGAEATNAAVRLARTLTGRERIVACGYFGWLDWNSDALGVPAATRDRVSWVPFGDSEALAAAVQGGDAPAAIVIEPLVHDIAPRDWLATARQLASAVGALLIFDEVKTAFRVRTGGVQALLGVTPDLTVIGKALANGYPLSAVVGRADAMDAAQRTWISSTAAAEATGLAAAHAVLAWHTQHDVCARMDAAGCALRDIIGAALHAEPWTGVRAEGPNVMWRLVSAEPVQLDALVAAAARHGVLLKRGAYQFGAVAHDERALDAVRRAMPALLESLHATTQRP is encoded by the coding sequence ATGACCGACCACGCGCGCTCCCTGCCGTCGCCCGATGACGCGTGGCGTGCGCGTGCCGCGGCGGTCATCCCGGGGGGCAGTTCCACGGGGAGCAAGCGCCCCGACGCGCTGTACGGCGCCTTCGCCGCCGATGCCGTCGTGCCGTCGCACTACGATCGCGCCGCCGGCTGCCGGGTGTGGGCAACCGACGGGCGCGAGTTCGTGGACTGTGGCATGGCGCTGGGCGCCGTGGGCATCGGCTACGCCGATCCCGCCATCACGGCTGCCGTCCAGGCGGCCGCAGTTGCCGGCCCGGTATCGTCGCTGCCGCACCGGCTGGAGGTGGAAGTGGCCGAAGCGCTGGTGCAGGTCATCCCCTGCGCCGAGCGCGTACGGTTTCTGCGCACCGGCGCCGAGGCCACGAATGCCGCCGTTCGGCTGGCCCGCACACTGACCGGGCGCGAACGCATCGTCGCGTGCGGCTATTTCGGCTGGCTCGACTGGAACAGCGACGCTCTCGGCGTACCGGCCGCCACGCGCGATCGCGTCAGCTGGGTCCCCTTCGGCGACAGCGAGGCGCTTGCCGCGGCGGTGCAGGGGGGGGACGCGCCTGCCGCCATCGTGATCGAGCCGCTCGTGCACGACATTGCCCCCCGCGACTGGCTGGCCACGGCGCGACAGCTGGCCAGCGCAGTGGGCGCGTTGCTCATCTTCGACGAAGTGAAGACCGCGTTCCGCGTGCGCACGGGTGGCGTGCAGGCGCTGCTTGGCGTCACCCCGGATCTCACCGTTATCGGCAAGGCCCTCGCCAACGGCTACCCGCTGTCGGCCGTGGTGGGGCGCGCCGACGCCATGGATGCGGCGCAGCGCACGTGGATCTCCTCCACCGCAGCCGCGGAAGCTACCGGCCTCGCTGCCGCCCACGCCGTGCTCGCGTGGCATACGCAGCACGATGTCTGCGCGCGCATGGACGCGGCGGGATGTGCGCTGCGCGACATCATCGGTGCGGCGCTGCACGCCGAGCCGTGGACCGGCGTGCGCGCCGAGGGGCCGAATGTCATGTGGCGGCTCGTGTCCGCCGAACCGGTACAGCTCGACGCCCTCGTGGCGGCGGCTGCCCGGCATGGCGTGCTGCTCAAACGTGGCGCCTACCAGTTCGGTGCCGTGGCGCACGACGAGCGCGCGCTCGACGCCGTGCGCCGCGCCATGCCCGCCCTGCTCGAGTCGCTCCACGCGACGACCCAACGCCCGTAG
- a CDS encoding cytochrome c3 family protein, producing the protein MTVKKKWTVIPGFLALAAAATLLSAYSGASSSQGKIVEQPVKFVHAPHVQKAGMNCLYCHSAANKAPDPGNASVATCMGCHTLVKPQSAEIKKIAAYYQKGQPIPWNRVHKVPDYVQFPHMRHVNAGVTCQTCHGQIQNQGAQGPDTNYVPVQQVNSLNMGWCINCHVQGYKPAEGARLAGQQVTPELEAMPAKKARYDCAVCHY; encoded by the coding sequence ATGACGGTCAAGAAGAAGTGGACGGTGATCCCCGGGTTCCTTGCGCTCGCCGCGGCAGCTACGCTGCTCTCGGCGTACAGCGGCGCGTCGTCGTCGCAGGGCAAGATCGTCGAGCAGCCCGTCAAGTTCGTCCACGCACCACACGTGCAGAAGGCGGGCATGAACTGCCTCTATTGTCATAGCGCCGCCAACAAGGCGCCCGATCCGGGGAACGCGTCGGTTGCGACCTGCATGGGCTGCCACACGTTGGTGAAGCCCCAGTCGGCCGAGATCAAGAAGATCGCGGCCTACTACCAGAAGGGGCAGCCGATCCCGTGGAACCGCGTGCACAAGGTGCCGGACTACGTCCAGTTCCCGCACATGCGCCACGTGAATGCCGGTGTCACCTGTCAGACCTGCCACGGGCAGATCCAGAATCAGGGGGCGCAGGGCCCGGACACCAATTACGTGCCCGTGCAGCAGGTGAACTCGCTCAACATGGGCTGGTGCATCAATTGCCACGTGCAGGGCTACAAGCCTGCCGAGGGTGCGCGACTGGCTGGCCAGCAGGTCACCCCGGAGCTGGAAGCGATGCCCGCGAAGAAGGCGCGCTACGATTGCGCCGTCTGCCACTACTGA